Genomic window (Synechococcus sp. LA31):
CGCGAAGGGCATCACCACCGTGCAGGACGGCGCCACGGTGGCCGCCGATCTGGGCCTGTTTCAGCGGGCGGCGCGCGAAGGTCGCCTCTGTGTCGACCTGGTGTTGCTGCCGCTGGTGCTCGATGTGCCATCGATGCTGCGCGAGCGCTTCCCCGACTTTCACGGCCAACCACTGGAGCTCCCCCAGCCCGCGCGCGAGGCCTTCGGCAGCTACCGCGATCGCCTCAAGCTTCAGGGCATCAAGCTGCTGGTGGATGGCTCACCCCAGGGCAAGACGGCCTTCTGGGGCGAGCCGCTGCTCACACCGGGCCCGAATGGCGAGGCCAACTGGCGCGGTCAGCCGTTGTGTGCGCCTGAGCAATTGATGGAGGCGGTGGCGCGTCTTAGTGCTCAGGGCATTCAGCTGTTTTCCCATTGCAACGGTGATGCTGCGATCGGCTTGATGATCGAGGCCTGCCGCCGGGCCGGGCTTCGGCCCGAGCAGGACCACCGCACGGTGATCATCCACTCCCAGTTCATGGCGCCCGGCCAGCTTGAGCAGTATTCGGAGCTGGGCCTGCACCCCAGCTTTTTCACGGTGCATGCCTTTTTCTATGGCGATGTGCACCTGGCCAACCTGGGGCCTGAGCGGGCTGGGCGCATGAGCCCGATGGCCAGTGCCATGGCTCTGGGGCTGCATTGCTCGAACCACAACGATTTTTCCGTCACGCCGATTGAGCCGATGCGCATGGTGGAAACGGCGATGACCCGCCGCACCCGCACCGGTGTGGTGCTGGGCGCCTCGGAGTGCGTGAGCGCTGAAGCGGCCCTGCGGGCTCTCACCATCGAAGCCGCCTGGCAAATCCGTGAGGAAACCAGCAAAGGCAGCCTGGCTCCTGGCAAGCGGGCCGACCTGGTGATCCTCGATGCAGATCCCACTGCTCTGGCCCCCGAGCAGCTCAATGGCATCGCCGTGGTGGCCACACTCAAAGACGGCGTTTGTGTGTACGGCTCCCTGGAGGGAGGTCAGGCATGAGCAACGCCTCAGCTGTGGCAGGCCTGCGCGGTGTCCCCGTCACGGTGGTGGGGGGCTACCTGGGTTCAGGCAAAACCACTCTGATCAATGGTTGGCTGCAGCAGGGCGCCTGTGAGGGCTGGGCCTTGCTGGTGAATGATCTCGGCCAGATCAACGTGGATGCCGAACGCCTCCGCCAGGGCGATGGTCGTGTGCTGGAGCTCGGCGGTGGATGCGTCTGCTGCACCCTGCGCGATGGCTTGGGAGTGGCGCTCCTGGAGCTGGCCAAGCGCGAGCAGCCCCCCGTTCATGTGCTGATTGAAACCAGCGGCATGGCGGTGCCCCGGCGGGTGGCCAGTCAGCTGCAGCTGTTGGGTTTGACCATCGCGCGGGTGTTGCAGGTGGTGGATTTGGAGCGGATTGAAAGCCTTTGGCACGACCCCTGGGTTGGTGAGGTGGTGCAACAACAGTTCGAGGGGGTCGACGTGTTGCAGTTCAGCAAGGCCGATCTGCTGGAACCGGTGGAGGCCAAGCGGCGTCAGCAGTGGCTGCTTCAGCAGCTGGAGGGCCTCCAACAGCAGCCTGCTCCCCCCTCCCACAGCGAACGGCAACTGGTGCGGAGCGATGTCTGGCTGCAACTCGAAGCGCTCGAGCGCAGTCAGGTGCTGGCCTGGGCCGAGCAACTCGGTCCAGAGGTGCTGCGCGCCAAGGGGGATCTGTGGCTGGCGGATGCCCCCCATGGTCCGGTGAGCCTGGATGTCACAGGCCCTCGGCTCTCGTTGGCTGCGGCTCCCAGTCGCCCCTGGCCCAGCCCTTTGCAACGGCGCGGCCAGCTCGTGGTGATCAGCCGCGCCAATGCGGCTGCGCCCCGTTGGCCAGCCACCGTTTCGTCTCCCCGCCTCATCCCTGCATGAACAAGTCATCACCGCAAGCGTTGGCGGTGCCCTTTCTCGGGGTGCTGGCCAGCTTGCAATTGATCGATCCCACCGTGGCCAACACCGCCTTGGTGAAGGCGGGCGAGGCTCTGAACATGCATGGAGCCACCTTGGCTCTTGCCGCCAGCATCTCCACCCTGGCTCAGGCCGCCACGGTGCTGCTCATGGGTTTTCTTGGCGATCGTTTGGGTCGCCGGCAGGTGTTGATGGCCAGCCTGGTGCTGTCGATCGCTGGCGATGGCATCGCCTTGGCGGCTCCGAGTGCAGGCCTGTTTCTTGTCGGCCGTGCCCTGGTGGGGATCGGCGTGGGTGCGGTGCTGGCGCTCACCTTTGCGTCGGTGCGGTTTGTGAGCAAGCCCGAGGAGCTGGGTCAGGCCCTGGGTGTGTGGAATCTGCTGATCATTGCCGGCTTCATCGGCGGCTCCCTGGTGGGGGGCGTGTTGGCCGACAGCAGCTGGCGCCTGGCGCTCGGCTTGGTTCCGCTGATTGCGCTGCTCTGCCTGCCGCTTGTTCCGGTGCTGTTGCCCGCCATGCCCGCCAACCGCGAGTTGCGGGCGGACTGGCCGGGGCTGATCAGCATCGCCGCGGCGATGGTGCTGTTCCTCAGCGGCATCAGCCATGCGGTGAGCGGATTCACCTCACCCCAGTTCCTGATTCCCACCTTGGCCGGCGTGGTGCTCTTCGGCGTGCATGTGTTGATCGAACGCGGCCGCCAGGCACCGATCTTTCCGGTTTCCCTGTATGGCCGTGGCTGCTTTGCCGCGGCGATCGTGAGTGGCATCGCCTGGAACTTTGCTCAGGCGGTGGTTCAACTGCAGACCAGCAATTTCTGGCAAGTGGTGCAGCGCTACAGCACCAGCCAGGTCGCCCTCGCTCAGGTGCCGCTGCTGATCTGCTTTGCCGTTGGCGGCGTCGTGGCAGGTCGCCTGATGAGCCCAGGCCGCCGTACCACGCAGCTGATGGCGGGCGGAACGATCACCTTGGTACTCGGATTGTTCCTGCTCGCCGGTCTGCGCACCACCACCAGCTATGCCTCGCTTGTGGTGCCGTTGGTGTTGGTGGGAATCGGGTTGGCGTTCATTTCTGTGCCCCAGTCGGCGTTGTTTGTGCAGGAAGCACCGCCCCGCTATTTCGGTTCGGTGACCGCCTTCCGCACCACCACCGGACAGTTGGGCTTTGCCCTGGGCTTTGCCGCCAGTGGCGCCATGGTGAATGGATTCGGTTTTGCCAGCCTGCGCGATCGCTTGCTCAAGCTGGGAGCCTCCCCTGCTGAGATCCCGGAGCTCGAAGCCAAGGTGCGGGCTCTGTTGAGCAGCGGCGCCCTCACGCATCACCAAGACACAACCTCGAAGGCCCTTGAGGTGATCGGCCAGGCCTACGCCAGTGGCTTGGCGGGCACGATGATCGTGGTTGGGTTGCTGGTGGCGTTGCTCGGTGCCATCAGCCTGCTGCTGTTGGTGATTGGTCATCAGCAGGGCAGCCGGGCGGCTCAGGTCTGAGGCGCCCGGTCACAGCTGTAGGTCTCCCAGTCGCCACGCCGCTGGGCGAACTCCGGATGGTCGGGATCCAGCGCCTGCCACCACCAGCGCCCATCGCTGTAACTGGGGGTGCCGGCGTTGTTGGTGCGCGGCAGCTGCAGGCTCACGCCGCGCCACTGCAGCACGATGAAGGCCCCAGGCACGGTGCCGCTGGAGCTGTTGGGGATTTCGGCTGCATCCACGGCGCCGAGATGCACAGACGCCACCAGGGGATCGGCATCGCAGAGGAAGTGCTCTGGAGGCGGATCCGCCAGGGCTAAGCCAGCTGGCGCCGCGATCAGTCCCCAGAGCGGCAGCATCAAGGCCAGGATCAGAGCCAGGAGCTGGGTCACGGCAGAGGGGCAAGCGTCATCAGGATGGCGCAATGACCCTGGTGCTCGTGTACGACGGCGGCTGCCCCTTTTGCCGCCACTTCGCCCTCCGCGCTGAGCTGGTGGGAGGTGTTCCCGGCCTGCAGATCCGCGATGGCCGCGCCGAGCATGAGTTGCGTGCTCAGCTCAACAGCCGAGGCCTGGATCTGGCCCGTGGTGCCGTGCTTCTGGAGGGGGATCGGGCCTGGCATGGCGCCGAGGCCATTGCCGAGCTTTGCAGCCGCCTCCACCCCAGCGATCCGTTGCTGGCCTTGCTGCGGCAGCTGTTCGCCGCGCCTCCGCAGGCTCGTCGCTTGTACCCACTGCTGCTTTGGGCCCGGCGGATGGCGTTGCACTGGAAAGGCCTGCCGGAAGACCCCGATCAAGCGGGGCTCCGGCAGGCCTAGGGGGATCAGCGCTGACCTGGATCAGGCAACAGCAGCAGCAGCCCGATCGAAGTAGGTGCCGATCTCGCTCATCAGAGCGGAGCAGTCGCCGGGGGTGATGCCATTGCGATCGTTAGCGATCGCGATGGCGGCGTCCTTCATCTTGCGCACGCCTTCTGCCACGGAAGCGCCAGGAACGCCCAGGGCCAGGTAGGTCTCACGCAGGCCGTTCAGGCAGCGATCTTCCAGCACAGACGCATCGCCGGTGAACACGGCGTAGGTCACGTAGCGCAGGATGATCTCCATGTCGCGCAGGCATGCAGCCATGCGACGGTGGGTGTAAGCGTTACCGCCGGGGGCGATCAGCGCAGGCTGCTGGTCGAACAGCTCGCGGGCAGCGTTGGTGACAATCTTGGAGGCGTTGGAGGTGATGCGGTTCACCGAATCCATACGCTTGTTGCTCTCGGCCACCATGGCGGAGAGAGCGTCGATTTGACCAGCGTTCAGGAATTCGCCGCGGGCATCAGCCTGAGCAACAACCTTGGTGAAGGCGTCGAACATGATGGACAGCATTCTTCAGATGATTAATCTAAGGAGAGGCTTTGCCGCTTCGCGAGCCTGGAGTGGCTTCGCCGCCCTGGCTGTGCTCGCCTCAGCTGCCCGGGCCGAACTGCCTCCTTCGGTCTACGGCCATGAGCAACGCCAGGCCCCCTACGCCCTGGAGCTGCTGGTGCGCAGCGTTCACACCAGCGGAGCCATCATCGAGGTGCAGGCCCAGGTGCTTGAGGTGCGGCGTCAACCGTCAGGTTCCCTGCTCACGCCTGGCGACCGCATTGCGGTGGTGTACCCCGTGCCGCCGCCGCGCCCACAAGGTTGGGTAGGGCCCTCCCCCCTGCCGCGGGTGGAGCCAGGGGAACACGTGCCGGCCTGGTTAATCACGGATCCGAATCGGCCGGCTGCTTACAAGCCTGCGGCCGGTGGGCGTTCCTTTGGCCCGTCGCTTGAACGGCAGTAGGTGCTGTTCCCTACGGTTTACGAAACCATCGCGAGCCCGGGGATTGATGCAGGAGCTGGTGCAGGCCTACTACGGCCAGGAGCTGCAGAGCAGTGCTGATCTCAAAACGAGCGCCTGCTGCGACGCCGATGCCGTTCCCGCTTGGTTGAAGCCCTTCCTGGCCAAGGTGCACCCCGACGTGAGCAGCCGCTATTACGGCTGCGGTTTGGTGTGTCCGCCTCTCCTGGAAGGCTGCCGCATCCTGGATCTGGGCAGCGGGAGCGGCCGCGATGTGTATCTGCTGGCCCAGCTCGTGGGCGAACGCGGAGAGGTTGTCGGTGTCGACATGACCCCGGAGCAGTTGGCGGTGGCCCGTGAGCATCAGGCCTTCCATGCCGAGCAGTTCGGCTACGCCAATGTGCGCTTCCTTGAGGGGCAGATCGAGCAGCTGGAGGAGCTTGATCTCGAGCCTGGAAGCTTCGATGTGATCGTGAGCAACTGTGTGCTCAACCTTTCCACCGATAAACCGGCGGTGCTGCGCGGTGCCAAGCGGCTGCTTAAACCTGGTGGTGAGTTTTATTTCTCTGATGTGTATGCGGATCGGCGTTTACCTGCAGCTGTGCAGAGCCATCCGGTGCTCTACGGCGAATGTCTTGGTGGCGCCCTGTACTGGAACGACTTTCTGCGCATGGCGCGCTCCGCAGGCTTTCACGATCCGCGTCTGGTGAGTGATCGCCCCTTGGAGATCACGGCATCTGAGTTGGCCGCGCTGGTGGGTGAAGCGCGCTTCTTCTCGGCCACCTACCGCCTGTTCAACATCCCTGAGCTGGAGGATGCCTGCGAAGACCATGGCCAGGCCGTGATCTACCGCGGCTCCATCGCCGAATCACCCACCAAGCTTGTCTTGGATCAGCACCACAGCATCGAAGCCGGCAAGGTGTTCCCGGTGTGTGGCAACACCTATCGGATGCTTCAGCAAACGCGCTTTGCAGAGCACTTCAGCTTCATCGGTGATTTCGATCGCCACTTCGGTCTGTTTGAAGGTTGCGGCAGTGCCATTCCGTTTGACACCGCCGCCTCAGCCTCAGCGGCCGATGAGAGCCTCAGCCAAAGAACCCCTTGCTGTTGAGCCAGAGCCCTAGCGCCAACATCGGCACAAACACAGCCCCTGCAATCTGCAGCTTGATGGTGAGAGCTTTGGGGCTGGATTGGCTTGGCTGTGCAGCCGGAGCTTTTTTCTTGTTGGTGGTGTTGGCCATGGGAGCGGGGTATCGGGGCGTTGGCGGCTGATCAGCGATGTTCGATTAGATCGGCTGCCGAGTAGCGCACTTTTGCGAGGCTTGCGTATTTGTCGCTTGCGCTGCGGTAGCCGCAGGCGCACACCACGCAGCTCTGATACTCGCTGTTCTCCAGGCCAAGGATGCGGTCGTAGTCAGCTGGGCTGAAACCCTCAATTGCACAGGTGTCCACACCGAGCAGGGCCGCACTGGTGAGCAGGTTGCCTAGGGCGATGTACACCTGATTGCCAGCCCACTGGCCGATCTTTTGGCTGCGGGGGCCATCAATTAGATCCACCTGGATCATTTGGCGGTAGCCATCGAGCAGGTTGGCCTCAATACCGCGGGTGGTGGCCGTGGCCTCGATGAGTCGATCGGCGTCAGCGGCCGTGATCGTGCGCTTGTTCAGCAGCACCACCAGGTGGGAGCAGTCGGTGATCTGGCTTTGGTTCCAGGAATGGGGCCGCAGTTCGCTGCGGATCGCCGCATCGGTGATCACGAGAAATTTCCAGGGCTGCAGCCCGTAGCTCGAAGCGGTGAGCACCAGGGATTGCTCGAGGCTGGCCCAGGTGGCGGAATCGATCTGGCGACCTGCTTCAAAAGCCTTGGTGGCGTAGCGCCACTGCAGCGCGTTCAGAAGGGTTTCGGAGCTGGCAGCCATCCGGAATCAAGCCCAAGGCGGTGGTGAGCGCATTCTCCGTCTTGGTGGATCAGCCATGCGAAAAGCCCCAGCTTGCGCCGGGGCGGGGGGTGTGAGGAATGGTGCATCTCAGTGAGGTGCCCCATTGCCGCCGGCTTGGAGCAGTGGGGCGCTGGTGGCCGCGCCGTCACCTCGGCGGTAGTCCATCCCTAGCCACGCTGGTGCTTACTGGGCAACAACCAGGGTGTTGGTGCCGCTGCGGCGCACCAGATCTGCCAGGGCGTGCATGTCGTTGGAGCGGATCAGGCCGATGCAGCCTGCGGTGCCGCTGTTCCAGTTGCGGCCGGCGCTGGGGTCGAGGTGGATGCCCAGTACGCGCCGGCCGGTGGTGAATTCCGGTTCGATGCCGATCCAGATCGGGCCCAGCTCCCTGGGGCCTTGGCGGCCGAGGGGCTCGATGGCGCCGATGCGATAGCTGCCTACAGGAAGGGGCGCCTCGCTACCCATCCGGTCGCGATTGGCGCTCTGCCGGTCGGCCCGGCCACTCACCGCATCGAAATGGCGGTCGGGTTCCCCAGGAATCTGCAGTCGAAGGTCCCAGATGGGATCACCAGTGCGCGGCAGACGGCGTGTTGTGCGCGCCAGCGTGAGCAAGGGGATGGGCTGCAGCTCCGCCGGTGGCGAGGCAAGCCCCACCTGCACGGCGGAGGCGGCGAGCAGCATCGGTAGGGCCATCAAGCGTCACCAGCGCGAAGCTGATGACAACTAGGCGTGATTGTTTTGCTCTAGTGAAACGAAATCCGGTTGGGCGGCTGGCACCCGCCCCTAGAAGCCGTAGGGCAGGCAGGCCTGCTGCACATCGGCCACCGAAGCCATCACCTCGGTAGGCACCGCATCCCGCATTGGCAGCAGCTTGATCACGGCCTCCAGCTCGCTGATCTCCTCTTTGCACAGGTGGGAGCTGTTGGCGTAGGCAGGGTTGCTTTTCAGGGCGTTCACCCGCGCTTCCGCCTGACGGCAGGACTGGGCGCTGCTGCTTTCGATGCAGGCCTGGACGCCGCTCTCCAGCGCCCACAGGCTCTGGCCAGCGGCGGCTGGACCTGCCCCGAGCACCACAAGGACAGCAAGGGCTCGGTTCAGCGGGCGTTGCGGGGAGAGGGTGAACATTGATCGGCTCCGGTCGCCACCGATTGTGGCGTCGTTGCTGACATCGCGCCTGCCCCTGGCCAGCTTGTGGTCAGCTCACCCACGCCTGTGGCTGATCACCAGCACCGCCTCAGCCATCCCTACCGCATCACCAGCGGCGATGGCTTTCAGCTCCATCAGATTGATCCCGGCAGCACCGATCACACCCAGATCAGTGACAAACACGCCGCTGAGGCTGCTCTGGCCAATGGGGTGGAGCGCATGGCCGAGCTGCAAGACAAGCTTTATGCCCAGGACCGCTGGGCTCTGTTGCTGGTGTTTCAGGCGATGGATGCCGCCGGCAAGGACGGCACGATCAAACATGTGATGAGTGGGGTCAATCCCCAGGGCTGTCAGGTGAGTTCGTTCAAGGCACCTTCAGCCCTCGATCTCGATCACGATTATCTCTGGCGGGCTAATCAGTGCTTACCAGAGCGGGGCCGGATCGGCATTTTCAACCGCAGCTACTACGAGGAAACCCTCGTGGTGCGGGTGCACCCAGAGCTGCTGGCACGGCAGACCATCCCAGAGGTTCTCGTGGGCCACGACATCTGGCAGCATCGCTTTCGTGACATTCGTCATTACGAGGATTACCTTAGTCGTAATGGCGTTGTGGTGCGCAAGTTTTTCTTGCATGTGTCGAAGCAGGAGCAGAAGCGTCGTTTCCTTGAGCGGTTGGAGAATCCCGAGAAGAACTGGAAGTTTTCGGCAGCGGATATTCGTGAGCGGGCCCACTGGGATGCCTATATGGAGGCCTATGAGCAGATGATTCGCCACACCGCCTCAGAGCACTCTCCCTGGTATGTGGTGCCTGCCGATCACAAATGGTTCACCCGTCTAGTGGTGGCTGATGCGGTGATTGATGCGCTGGAGTCGCTCCATCTGGGTTATCCAACAGTGAACGACCAGGCCCGGCGCGCCCTCGCCGAAGCTCATCAGCAACTTTTGAACGAATAACAATCCAGGCTCAGCTGACCGCTCGACCGAGAATTAGCAGGCAAAGGGCTCCGGTGATTGTGGTGATCTGATAAACCAAATCAACCCGGTTGATGCGGTCCATCACTTGAGTGTGCTCGGCCTCTGGTGCACGGCTGATCAGATTCGTACCCCACACGAACAGCCAGAATTCAGCTGTTGCCACCAGATAACCGAATAGATACAGTTTGTCGAGAAAGGTGAGGTAATCGAGGGCAGGTAATTGAGAGTGTGCACCTTCCTGCAGAAACACCAGGGTGAGTAGGGCCGTTGAGGGGATCGCCAGGCGGAGGTCGTTGAGATTGCCCTCTAGATTGGGTGCCAAGAGCAGGATCACCATCACCGCTAGCCAGGGCAACACGAAGCGATAAAACGCAGCCCAGCCATTGGTTCGGTAGTTGATCTCAAAGGTGGCCATGCTGTAATCACCCGCATTGGCGACGCCTTCTTCGCCAAAGCCTGTGGTGTAGGAGTGAATGGCACTGGAACTGGTGGCTCCTTCTACTGCGTAGCCGTTGAGATTTACGGAATCACCCTTGAGTTCTGCATTGCTCACCTTTGGCACCAGTACCACTCCCTCAGAGCCCATGGAAAATTGGGATGGACGTGTCTCAAGCATGATCGGAAGCTCCAGGCTTTCGAATGGAAAATTGCGCAGGTTCTGCCGATTGTCGTAGAATTTGCTTGAAAATCGGAACAGCTGTAAGTAACGCCCGCCCGGCAGGGCTAGAGGTTCGTTGCTATCGAGCTCGAGTTGTGCGTCATAGCTCTCCACCTGATTCACCAGCTCCACAAGTTCTGTCAGTGGAATCTGATCAGCCGCAATCAATTGTTGGATGGTTTCGGGCCATTTCAGCCAAAACCATCCCTCGGCTGAGAAAGTTTTGTCTTTGAGCGAAAGATTGTAGATATTTTTGATATGCATGCCCACCTCGATCTGGCGGGTGGCCGGCACCACAGGTGCCGGCTTCAGCTGTGGGTTGGGGTCTTCGGCGCTGCCCAAGGTGGAGATGCTGAAGATCACTACCACCACCAGGCTGATCAAGCCGGCCAGCCAAGACCGTTTGAGCTTCATTGCGCAGCCGGATCCCCTAAGGGGCTCAGGCTACGGGCGGTAGGGATGTGCTGACACGAGCGCTCCGCAGCGCGGCATGGCGGCGAACATGACCGCATGTAAAGGAGATCACGAGATGACCGAGACCAAGCGTTCGCTGGGCTGGCTGAAGAAGTTCATCCCTTCCGCCCTGCGTTCCGGCTCGGCTTCCACGCCCGCGCCTGTCGCTGATGTTCCTCAGGCGCCGTCTACATCCCCTTCGCGAGACCTGGCATCAACGGCCATGAACACCCACGTGGTGTTTCTGCCCCGTGACCCGCAGTGGGCCTACTGCTTCTGGGCCATCAGCGAGAGCGATCGCCACAAGGCCATCGAGGCTGGTGCCACCAGCTTGTGCCTGCGCGTGGCCGATGTCACCGGCCTTGGCCTCGATCAATCCCGCCCCCACGCCTTGCAAGAGCTGGTGGTGGATCAGCACGCCAGCGAATGGTTTCTGCCCGTGCCGGTGGATGGGCGCGACTACCGCGTCGAGCTGGGCTACCGCCTCCGTGGTGGCGGTTGGTATTCCCTGGCCTTTTCGGCTGTGGCCCAGGTGCCGTCCATGGAGCCCAGCCAGCGGGTGGCGGATGCCTTCGTGCCCTTCAGCCTTGAT
Coding sequences:
- a CDS encoding amidohydrolase, with the protein product MTVAIADLIIHGGSILTMEESQPRAEAIAIAGGEILAVGAKADVMAHAGPNTQQLDLAGRSLLPSFIDAHGHFANALQVVGWANIQRPPAGPVTSIADLLQVLREHVVRHPVANGAWVIAYGYDPDGFSDGRPLDKADLDALFPENPVMVIHNSNHGAVLNSCALALAGYDASTPDPAGGVIVRRPGSTEPAGLVMETAFIPLFLHMPQPSEEQRLEQFEAAQRLYTAKGITTVQDGATVAADLGLFQRAAREGRLCVDLVLLPLVLDVPSMLRERFPDFHGQPLELPQPAREAFGSYRDRLKLQGIKLLVDGSPQGKTAFWGEPLLTPGPNGEANWRGQPLCAPEQLMEAVARLSAQGIQLFSHCNGDAAIGLMIEACRRAGLRPEQDHRTVIIHSQFMAPGQLEQYSELGLHPSFFTVHAFFYGDVHLANLGPERAGRMSPMASAMALGLHCSNHNDFSVTPIEPMRMVETAMTRRTRTGVVLGASECVSAEAALRALTIEAAWQIREETSKGSLAPGKRADLVILDADPTALAPEQLNGIAVVATLKDGVCVYGSLEGGQA
- a CDS encoding GTP-binding protein — its product is MSNASAVAGLRGVPVTVVGGYLGSGKTTLINGWLQQGACEGWALLVNDLGQINVDAERLRQGDGRVLELGGGCVCCTLRDGLGVALLELAKREQPPVHVLIETSGMAVPRRVASQLQLLGLTIARVLQVVDLERIESLWHDPWVGEVVQQQFEGVDVLQFSKADLLEPVEAKRRQQWLLQQLEGLQQQPAPPSHSERQLVRSDVWLQLEALERSQVLAWAEQLGPEVLRAKGDLWLADAPHGPVSLDVTGPRLSLAAAPSRPWPSPLQRRGQLVVISRANAAAPRWPATVSSPRLIPA
- a CDS encoding MFS transporter; its protein translation is MNKSSPQALAVPFLGVLASLQLIDPTVANTALVKAGEALNMHGATLALAASISTLAQAATVLLMGFLGDRLGRRQVLMASLVLSIAGDGIALAAPSAGLFLVGRALVGIGVGAVLALTFASVRFVSKPEELGQALGVWNLLIIAGFIGGSLVGGVLADSSWRLALGLVPLIALLCLPLVPVLLPAMPANRELRADWPGLISIAAAMVLFLSGISHAVSGFTSPQFLIPTLAGVVLFGVHVLIERGRQAPIFPVSLYGRGCFAAAIVSGIAWNFAQAVVQLQTSNFWQVVQRYSTSQVALAQVPLLICFAVGGVVAGRLMSPGRRTTQLMAGGTITLVLGLFLLAGLRTTTSYASLVVPLVLVGIGLAFISVPQSALFVQEAPPRYFGSVTAFRTTTGQLGFALGFAASGAMVNGFGFASLRDRLLKLGASPAEIPELEAKVRALLSSGALTHHQDTTSKALEVIGQAYASGLAGTMIVVGLLVALLGAISLLLLVIGHQQGSRAAQV
- a CDS encoding DCC1-like thiol-disulfide oxidoreductase family protein codes for the protein MTLVLVYDGGCPFCRHFALRAELVGGVPGLQIRDGRAEHELRAQLNSRGLDLARGAVLLEGDRAWHGAEAIAELCSRLHPSDPLLALLRQLFAAPPQARRLYPLLLWARRMALHWKGLPEDPDQAGLRQA
- a CDS encoding phycocyanin subunit beta — protein: MMFDAFTKVVAQADARGEFLNAGQIDALSAMVAESNKRMDSVNRITSNASKIVTNAARELFDQQPALIAPGGNAYTHRRMAACLRDMEIILRYVTYAVFTGDASVLEDRCLNGLRETYLALGVPGASVAEGVRKMKDAAIAIANDRNGITPGDCSALMSEIGTYFDRAAAAVA
- a CDS encoding methyltransferase domain-containing protein codes for the protein MQELVQAYYGQELQSSADLKTSACCDADAVPAWLKPFLAKVHPDVSSRYYGCGLVCPPLLEGCRILDLGSGSGRDVYLLAQLVGERGEVVGVDMTPEQLAVAREHQAFHAEQFGYANVRFLEGQIEQLEELDLEPGSFDVIVSNCVLNLSTDKPAVLRGAKRLLKPGGEFYFSDVYADRRLPAAVQSHPVLYGECLGGALYWNDFLRMARSAGFHDPRLVSDRPLEITASELAALVGEARFFSATYRLFNIPELEDACEDHGQAVIYRGSIAESPTKLVLDQHHSIEAGKVFPVCGNTYRMLQQTRFAEHFSFIGDFDRHFGLFEGCGSAIPFDTAASASAADESLSQRTPCC
- a CDS encoding NAD(P)H-dependent oxidoreductase, which produces MAASSETLLNALQWRYATKAFEAGRQIDSATWASLEQSLVLTASSYGLQPWKFLVITDAAIRSELRPHSWNQSQITDCSHLVVLLNKRTITAADADRLIEATATTRGIEANLLDGYRQMIQVDLIDGPRSQKIGQWAGNQVYIALGNLLTSAALLGVDTCAIEGFSPADYDRILGLENSEYQSCVVCACGYRSASDKYASLAKVRYSAADLIEHR
- a CDS encoding L,D-transpeptidase, with the translated sequence MALPMLLAASAVQVGLASPPAELQPIPLLTLARTTRRLPRTGDPIWDLRLQIPGEPDRHFDAVSGRADRQSANRDRMGSEAPLPVGSYRIGAIEPLGRQGPRELGPIWIGIEPEFTTGRRVLGIHLDPSAGRNWNSGTAGCIGLIRSNDMHALADLVRRSGTNTLVVAQ
- a CDS encoding polyphosphate kinase 2 family protein, with product MADHQHRLSHPYRITSGDGFQLHQIDPGSTDHTQISDKHAAEAALANGVERMAELQDKLYAQDRWALLLVFQAMDAAGKDGTIKHVMSGVNPQGCQVSSFKAPSALDLDHDYLWRANQCLPERGRIGIFNRSYYEETLVVRVHPELLARQTIPEVLVGHDIWQHRFRDIRHYEDYLSRNGVVVRKFFLHVSKQEQKRRFLERLENPEKNWKFSAADIRERAHWDAYMEAYEQMIRHTASEHSPWYVVPADHKWFTRLVVADAVIDALESLHLGYPTVNDQARRALAEAHQQLLNE
- a CDS encoding DUF4912 domain-containing protein, giving the protein MTETKRSLGWLKKFIPSALRSGSASTPAPVADVPQAPSTSPSRDLASTAMNTHVVFLPRDPQWAYCFWAISESDRHKAIEAGATSLCLRVADVTGLGLDQSRPHALQELVVDQHASEWFLPVPVDGRDYRVELGYRLRGGGWYSLAFSAVAQVPSMEPSQRVADAFVPFSLDQPVETSTPEASVGGGVTHEQIYQIATAAGTRSRRVGSEILHESEGGQQGLLNDSGAGIWVSGRSESGSGLVRQRSFWLVADAELIVYGATDPSASLFIGDQQVPLSTDGTFRVHVPFRDGQQLYPIRAIAADGEQERSIRLEFERTTPEARVNSREDAVAEWF